The Mesotoga infera nucleotide sequence CTCATTGAATTTTTCTATGCCAAAGTCTTCTATCTCCTGCTTCGAGGAGAAGCCAAGCTGCTTTTCAACTTCGATTTCTACGGGAAGACCGTGGGTATCCCAGCCGGCCTTTCGCCTAACCTGGTATCCCTGCATCGTCTTGAAACGGCACACGGCATCCTTCAGTGTTCTTGAGATTACGTGATGAATTCCGGGCATCCCGTTAGCCGTTGGAGGTCCCTCGAAAAACACGAACTCGGGGCTTCCTTCCCTTTCTGTCACACTTCTAGTCGCAAGATCGTCTTCTCGCCAATAGGAGAGTACTTCTTCTTCTCTCTCGGCTGCAGGACGTTTAAGGTCTACTTCTTCAAACCTTGGCATACTTCGTCTCCTCCTGTCTTGAAGTATTCATCAAACAAGTTGATTCAATTATGAACGTTTCTGTCAATATTTGTTTTAAGAACAAAATAACATGAAGAGTATGTGTGAAGAGAATGGACAAGCAACCTGTCCCTGAAAAGCCTTTTACTCTGTAATCCCCGGCTCTGAATTCGAATTAAGCATAGACTTCTTCTCCTTCTCGAAGCTTCTCTTTCTCTTATAGATAATATAATACAATACATTTCAGACTTGTCAAGCAAATCATTTGATGCATGTGACCAGAAAGGCACCCGCATTTCCACGGATGCCTTCGATCATTCCGACTCTACCAAGAAATCAGGGCACAGGAGAAATAGATCTAGTCTCACCACTCCTTCTTTGCGTGCTCATATGCCAGATCCAGAGCATAGGGCCATTCCCAGAAATCAGTCTCGCCCTTCTCTTTTGCCTTCAGGGCTTTGTAAACCCTCTCTCTGCTTAACGGATAGCTGTGAATCCTCATTCCCGTCGCTCTGAACAGCGCATTGTTTGTTGCAGGAGCGGGAGCGATCATCGAATGCTCGCCCACACCGCGATTGCCGTATGGAGAGATCTCTTCCGGGGTCTCTTCCCAGAAAGCGTCGATCTCGCCGGGAGCATCCTTTATTGTGGCGATCTTGTAGTCCGTGAAGTCCGGAGTCAGCAATCTGCCATGTTCGTCGTACGTCATGCCTTCCATCAGGCAGGCCGAGAGACCCTGAACCGTTCCTCCTTCAATCTGACCTTTGATGTTTATCGGAGTGATGGCTTTACCGACATCGTAACCCGCAC carries:
- a CDS encoding isoleucine--tRNA ligase, encoding MPRFEEVDLKRPAAEREEEVLSYWREDDLATRSVTEREGSPEFVFFEGPPTANGMPGIHHVISRTLKDAVCRFKTMQGYQVRRKAGWDTHGLPVEIEVEKQLGFSSKQEIEDFGIEKFNE